A single Brachybacterium sillae DNA region contains:
- the tpiA gene encoding triose-phosphate isomerase, producing MTTRTPLMVGNWKMNLDWTQAQALVEELGDLLKGHDSSSVEVAVLPPFVDLRTVQVVVDAGKLPIAYGAQDISQHESGAYTGEISGAMLTALGCTFVAVGHSERRQYHGEDETITNAKVKAALAAGLTPILCVGEPLEERKAGNQVEYTLAQLKGGLQGLSPEEAAKVVVAYEPVWAIGTGEVATPEDAQEVCGAIRETLGSEFSAEVADSVRVLYGGSVKSSNVAEIMAKPDVDGALVGGASLKADEFAKIVEGAR from the coding sequence GTGACCACCCGCACCCCGCTGATGGTGGGCAACTGGAAGATGAATCTCGACTGGACCCAGGCTCAGGCCCTGGTGGAGGAGCTCGGGGACCTGCTGAAGGGCCACGACTCCTCGAGCGTCGAGGTCGCTGTGCTGCCGCCGTTCGTGGACCTGCGCACCGTGCAGGTGGTCGTGGACGCCGGCAAGCTGCCGATCGCCTACGGCGCCCAGGACATCTCGCAGCACGAGTCCGGTGCGTACACCGGGGAGATCTCCGGGGCGATGCTCACCGCCCTCGGCTGCACCTTCGTGGCCGTCGGTCACTCCGAGCGCCGCCAGTACCACGGTGAGGACGAGACCATCACCAACGCCAAGGTGAAGGCGGCCCTCGCCGCCGGTCTCACCCCGATCCTGTGTGTCGGCGAACCGCTGGAGGAGCGCAAGGCCGGCAACCAGGTCGAGTACACCCTCGCGCAGCTGAAGGGCGGCCTGCAGGGTCTGTCCCCGGAGGAGGCCGCGAAGGTCGTCGTCGCCTACGAGCCCGTGTGGGCCATCGGCACCGGTGAGGTCGCCACCCCGGAGGACGCCCAGGAGGTCTGCGGGGCGATCCGCGAGACCCTCGGGTCGGAGTTCTCCGCGGAGGTCGCCGACTCCGTGCGGGTGCTGTACGGCGGCTCGGTGAAGTCCTCGAACGTCGCCGAGATCATGGCGAAGCCCGATGTGGACGGTGCCCTGGTGGGCGGCGCCTCGCTGAAGGCCGACGAGTTCGCGAAGATCGTCGAGGGTGCGCGCTGA
- the secG gene encoding preprotein translocase subunit SecG has protein sequence MDLGIVKIALQVLLVVTGLLCVLLVLLHKGRGGGLSDMFGGGISSSASSSGVAERNLNRLTVTMAVIWALCAVALGVLARFGI, from the coding sequence GTGGACCTCGGAATCGTGAAGATCGCCCTGCAGGTGCTGCTCGTCGTCACCGGGCTGCTGTGCGTGCTGCTCGTCCTGCTGCACAAGGGCCGGGGCGGTGGCCTGTCCGACATGTTCGGCGGGGGCATCTCCTCCAGTGCCAGTTCCTCCGGCGTGGCCGAGCGGAACCTCAACCGGCTCACCGTGACGATGGCCGTGATCTGGGCGCTGTGCGCTGTGGCGCTGGGTGTGCTGGCCCGCTTCGGCATCTGA
- the pgl gene encoding 6-phosphogluconolactonase, which yields MITTLTDTTASAVDKKMAQMRETFGANAIGRVLTLIIVATGEEIDVPVEAASHASHEHPCRVIVVDADEENPESGLDAEIRLGRDAGAGEIIILRAKGRTMDSLDTLVMPLLLPDAPIVTWWPDHAPSSPVHDVLGRMAQRRITDVAACADPLASLKRLRRGYASGDSDMAWSRLTRWRGLLATAVETPPVSAPTGATVTGPKDSAAVVLLASWLEEKLGIEVALEDAPAGVAGADGPQSVEIVREDGTIRLHRISEDALEVTLPGEEQAAQQVPVPVRTLDELLAEELRRLDPDEVYGEVLAHAFTGIDDPAAFASGKPEPTTVVLDSADALVERAASDTAATVAGAIATRDTAHLVVTGGGLGTRLVQALPEALRRAEVDTSRLHVWWGDERFVHDGSEERNDTPVLDALLRDAAIPGGNVHRMPSSDSGMSLDEAAAWYGSVLDRSGGDAPFHTRGEAFFDVLLLGVGPDAHVASLFPEHPDQKDISATAVPVRRSPKPPAERISLSWPALNSARRVLLLVSGEEKAGAVARSLGDPEPWTTPASAVRGLDSTTWYLDRGAASQLPSD from the coding sequence GTGATCACCACCCTCACCGACACCACCGCCAGCGCCGTCGACAAGAAGATGGCGCAGATGCGGGAGACCTTCGGCGCCAACGCCATCGGCCGGGTGCTCACGTTGATCATCGTCGCCACCGGTGAGGAGATCGACGTGCCGGTGGAGGCCGCCAGCCACGCCAGCCACGAGCATCCCTGCCGCGTGATCGTGGTCGACGCCGATGAGGAGAACCCGGAGTCCGGTCTGGACGCGGAGATCCGCCTGGGGCGTGACGCCGGCGCCGGGGAGATCATCATCCTGCGGGCCAAGGGCCGCACCATGGACAGCCTCGACACCCTGGTGATGCCGCTGCTGCTGCCCGATGCCCCGATCGTGACCTGGTGGCCCGACCATGCGCCCTCCTCCCCCGTGCACGACGTGCTGGGACGCATGGCGCAGCGGCGCATCACCGATGTCGCCGCCTGCGCCGACCCCCTGGCGAGCCTGAAGCGACTGCGCCGTGGCTACGCCAGCGGTGACTCCGACATGGCGTGGTCGCGCCTGACCCGCTGGCGCGGTCTGCTCGCCACCGCGGTGGAGACGCCGCCGGTGAGCGCCCCCACCGGTGCGACCGTCACCGGTCCGAAGGATTCCGCCGCTGTGGTACTGCTCGCCTCCTGGCTGGAGGAGAAGCTCGGGATCGAGGTCGCCCTCGAGGACGCCCCCGCGGGGGTGGCCGGTGCGGACGGGCCGCAGAGCGTGGAGATCGTCCGGGAGGACGGCACCATCCGTCTGCACCGCATCAGCGAGGACGCCCTCGAGGTCACCCTCCCCGGGGAGGAGCAGGCGGCCCAACAGGTGCCGGTGCCGGTGCGCACCCTCGATGAGCTGCTGGCGGAGGAACTGCGACGCCTCGACCCGGATGAGGTGTACGGCGAGGTGCTCGCCCACGCCTTCACCGGGATCGACGACCCGGCGGCCTTCGCCTCCGGCAAACCGGAACCGACCACCGTGGTCCTGGACTCCGCCGACGCCCTGGTGGAGCGGGCGGCCTCCGACACCGCCGCCACCGTGGCGGGGGCCATCGCCACCCGCGACACCGCGCACCTCGTCGTCACCGGCGGCGGGCTCGGCACGCGCCTGGTGCAGGCGCTGCCGGAGGCACTGCGTCGCGCCGAGGTCGACACCTCCCGGCTGCACGTGTGGTGGGGGGATGAGCGGTTCGTCCACGACGGCTCCGAGGAGCGCAACGACACCCCCGTGCTCGATGCCCTGCTACGGGATGCCGCGATCCCCGGCGGCAACGTGCATCGGATGCCCTCCAGCGACAGCGGCATGTCCCTCGACGAGGCCGCCGCCTGGTACGGCTCCGTGCTCGATCGCAGCGGTGGTGACGCCCCGTTCCACACCCGCGGGGAGGCGTTCTTCGACGTCCTGCTGCTGGGAGTGGGCCCCGACGCTCACGTGGCGTCGCTGTTCCCGGAACACCCAGACCAGAAGGACATCTCCGCGACCGCAGTGCCGGTGCGCCGCTCCCCCAAACCGCCAGCGGAGAGGATCAGTCTCTCGTGGCCGGCCCTGAACTCCGCCCGCCGAGTACTGCTGCTGGTCTCCGGGGAGGAGAAGGCCGGGGCCGTCGCTCGATCGCTCGGCGACCCGGAACCGTGGACCACCCCCGCCTCGGCGGTCAGGGGCTTGGACTCGACGACCTGGTACCTCGACCGCGGAGCCGCCTCGCAGCTGCCCTCGGACTGA
- the zwf gene encoding glucose-6-phosphate dehydrogenase, giving the protein MSVSPERDTQLTERGNPLRDARDRRLPLIAGPSSMVMFGVTGDLAKKKLLPAIYDLANRGLLPPSFGLVGFGRRDWSHDDFAQYVRESVEAHARTPFVETTFEQLRGGLRFVTGEFDDPAAFEELTEVVGELDRTRGTGGNHAFYLSIPPSAFPQVCEQLANSGLNTPQDGSWRRVVIEKPFGHDLASARELNDVVEKVFRPEDVFRIDHYLGKETVQNLLAFRFANAMFEPIWNAHYVDHVQITMAEDIGIGSRAGYYDGIGTARDVIQNHLLQLLALTAMEEPISFDAAELRAEKEKVLAAVELPTDLAAHTARGQYVGGWQGGEQVKGYLEEEGIPAGSTTETFAAMRLDIATRRWAGVPFYLRAGKRLGRRVTEIAVVFRRAPFLPFRSTDTADLGQNAIVIRVQPDEGVTMRFGSKVPGTQMEVRDVTMDFAYGASFTEESPEAYERLILDMLLGDPPLFPRQREVELSWQILDPITAFWAEHMPPEPYRAGTWGPDSAHKMLARDGRTWRRP; this is encoded by the coding sequence GTGAGTGTCAGCCCGGAGCGCGACACCCAGCTGACAGAGCGCGGCAACCCACTGCGCGACGCCCGCGATCGGCGCCTGCCGCTGATCGCGGGGCCCAGCTCGATGGTGATGTTCGGCGTCACCGGTGACCTGGCGAAGAAGAAACTGCTGCCGGCGATCTATGACCTCGCGAACCGGGGTCTGCTGCCGCCGAGCTTCGGGCTGGTCGGTTTCGGTCGACGCGACTGGAGCCACGACGACTTCGCCCAGTACGTGCGTGAGAGCGTCGAGGCGCACGCCCGCACCCCCTTCGTGGAGACCACCTTCGAGCAGCTGCGCGGGGGCCTGCGGTTCGTCACCGGCGAGTTCGATGATCCGGCGGCGTTCGAGGAGCTCACCGAGGTGGTGGGTGAGCTCGACCGCACCCGCGGCACCGGCGGCAACCACGCCTTCTACCTGTCGATCCCACCGAGCGCCTTCCCGCAGGTGTGTGAGCAGCTGGCGAACTCGGGGCTGAACACCCCGCAGGACGGGTCGTGGCGCCGCGTCGTGATCGAGAAGCCCTTCGGGCACGACCTCGCCTCGGCCCGCGAACTCAACGATGTGGTGGAGAAGGTCTTCCGTCCGGAGGACGTCTTCCGCATCGACCACTACCTGGGCAAGGAGACGGTGCAGAACCTCCTGGCGTTCCGTTTCGCGAACGCCATGTTCGAGCCGATCTGGAACGCCCACTACGTGGACCACGTGCAGATCACGATGGCCGAGGACATCGGCATCGGCTCCCGCGCCGGGTACTACGACGGCATCGGCACCGCCCGCGACGTCATCCAGAACCATCTGCTGCAGCTGCTCGCGCTCACGGCGATGGAAGAACCGATCTCCTTCGACGCCGCCGAGCTGCGGGCGGAGAAGGAGAAGGTCCTCGCGGCGGTCGAACTGCCGACGGACCTCGCCGCCCACACCGCCCGCGGCCAGTACGTCGGCGGGTGGCAGGGCGGCGAGCAGGTCAAGGGCTACCTGGAGGAGGAGGGCATCCCCGCCGGCTCCACCACGGAGACCTTCGCCGCGATGCGGCTGGACATCGCCACCCGCCGCTGGGCCGGAGTGCCGTTCTACCTGCGGGCCGGCAAGCGGCTGGGGCGCCGCGTCACGGAGATCGCGGTGGTGTTCCGCCGGGCACCGTTCCTGCCGTTCCGCTCCACCGACACCGCGGACCTCGGGCAGAACGCCATCGTGATCCGGGTGCAGCCCGACGAGGGCGTGACCATGCGCTTCGGTTCCAAGGTGCCGGGCACGCAGATGGAGGTGCGTGACGTCACCATGGACTTCGCCTACGGGGCGTCGTTCACCGAGGAGTCGCCCGAGGCGTACGAGCGGCTGATCCTCGACATGCTGCTGGGTGACCCGCCGCTGTTCCCGCGCCAGCGGGAGGTCGAGCTGTCCTGGCAGATCCTCGACCCGATCACCGCGTTCTGGGCGGAGCACATGCCGCCGGAGCCGTACCGCGCGGGCACCTGGGGCCCCGATTCCGCACACAAGATGCTCGCCCGTGACGGGCGCACCTGGAGGCGACCGTGA
- the tal gene encoding transaldolase yields MTGNDRTRRLSEAGVSIWLDDLSRLRLTSGGLQKLIDELDVVGVTTNPSIFQAAISGAHDYDEDVARLAAEGKTEEEVVEVLTTDDVRSAADLFAPIHDRTGGYDGFVSIEVDPRRARDTEGTAEQATRLHDLVDRDNVMIKIPATVEGLPAITRAIAAGTSVNVTLIFSVERYRAVIDAYLTGLEQAAEAGRDLSRIHSVASFFVSRVDTEIDKRLEALGGDALELRGQAGVANARAAFGAYLEAFSSERFALLQQKGANVQRPLWASTGVKNPDYPDTLYVDQLVADPSVNTMPEKTLEAVADHGDPQPAITAEDAARAEETLQRVADAGVDLDEVWEVLEAEGLEKFETAWTELLATVKEQMAKGQA; encoded by the coding sequence ATGACCGGCAACGACCGCACCCGCCGCCTCTCCGAGGCCGGTGTCTCCATCTGGCTCGACGATCTCTCCCGACTGCGTCTGACCTCCGGGGGGCTGCAGAAGCTCATCGACGAGCTCGACGTCGTGGGCGTGACCACCAACCCGTCGATCTTCCAGGCGGCGATCTCCGGCGCCCACGACTACGACGAGGACGTCGCCCGCCTCGCCGCCGAGGGGAAGACCGAGGAGGAGGTCGTGGAGGTGCTCACCACCGACGACGTCCGCTCCGCGGCCGACCTCTTCGCGCCGATCCATGACCGCACCGGTGGGTACGACGGTTTCGTCTCCATCGAGGTGGATCCGCGGCGCGCCCGCGACACCGAGGGCACTGCGGAGCAGGCCACCCGCCTGCACGATCTGGTGGACCGCGACAACGTCATGATCAAGATCCCCGCGACCGTGGAGGGTCTGCCCGCCATCACGCGCGCCATCGCCGCCGGGACCAGCGTGAACGTCACCCTGATCTTCTCGGTGGAGCGCTACCGCGCTGTCATCGACGCCTACCTCACCGGCCTCGAGCAGGCCGCCGAGGCCGGCCGGGACCTCTCCCGCATCCACTCCGTCGCCTCGTTCTTCGTCTCCCGGGTGGACACCGAGATCGACAAGCGCCTCGAGGCCCTCGGCGGCGACGCCCTGGAGCTGCGTGGCCAGGCCGGTGTGGCCAACGCCCGCGCAGCCTTCGGCGCCTACCTGGAGGCGTTCTCCTCGGAGCGCTTCGCCCTGCTGCAGCAGAAGGGCGCGAACGTGCAACGGCCGCTGTGGGCCTCCACCGGAGTGAAGAACCCCGACTACCCGGACACCCTGTACGTCGACCAGCTGGTGGCCGACCCGAGCGTCAACACCATGCCGGAGAAGACCCTCGAGGCCGTCGCCGACCACGGCGATCCGCAGCCCGCGATCACCGCCGAGGATGCCGCTCGTGCCGAGGAGACGCTGCAGCGCGTCGCCGATGCCGGGGTGGACCTCGACGAGGTGTGGGAGGTGCTCGAGGCCGAGGGGCTGGAGAAGTTCGAGACCGCCTGGACCGAGCTGCTGGCCACCGTGAAGGAGCAGATGGCGAAGGGGCAGGCGTGA
- the tkt gene encoding transketolase — protein sequence MTDSFIAPEGWTDLDHRAIDTVRVLAVDAVEKVGNGHPGTAVSLAPLAYLLYQDVMRHDPSDTDWLGRDRFVLSAGHSSLTQYIQLYLGGFGLELSDIEALRTWESKTPGHPEYHHTKGVEITTGPLGQGLASAVGMAMAQRRVRGLLDPDAAPGTSPFDHTVWVIASDGDMQEGVAHEASSLAGTQRLGNLVVVWDDNEIQLEGGTEAAYSEDTVGRYEALGWHTQTVDWRGGESYVEDVRALKEALEAAKAETGKPSFIRLRTIIGWPIPELMGTHKVHGNAIGDEAVKGLKKVLGLDPEALFDVPDEVVAHTRNLIERGRAAHEEWQKGFDAWEAANPERAALLRRMRAHELPEGLDDALPSFDADPKGVATRAASGAVLNALAPVMPELWGGSADLAGSNNTSMKGEPSFLPEDRQTDEAQGNPYGRTLHFGVREHAMGAILSGITLNGLTRAYGGTFFQFADYMRGAVRLASLMRVPNIYVWTHDSIGLGEDGPTHQPVEHLAAYRAIPDLTIVRPADANETVAAWRAALEHRDGPIGLVLTRQAVPTFDREEFAAPDVARGAYIMKEASSGTPQVILMATGSEVQYAVEAQKRLESEGIATRLVSMPSMEWFEQQSEEYREQVLPSTVTARVSVEAGIAQPWFRYLGFQGRAVSLETYGASADAATLFEKFGFTPEAVVEAAKASLAAGK from the coding sequence GTGACCGACTCCTTTATCGCCCCCGAGGGCTGGACCGACCTCGACCACCGCGCGATCGACACCGTCCGGGTGCTCGCCGTCGACGCGGTCGAGAAGGTCGGCAACGGCCATCCCGGCACGGCGGTCTCCCTCGCCCCGCTCGCGTACCTGCTGTACCAGGACGTCATGCGCCACGACCCGTCGGACACCGACTGGCTGGGCCGTGACCGCTTCGTCCTCTCCGCCGGGCACTCGAGCCTGACCCAGTACATCCAGCTGTACCTCGGCGGTTTCGGCCTGGAGCTGTCCGACATCGAGGCGCTGCGCACCTGGGAGTCGAAGACCCCCGGCCACCCCGAGTACCACCACACCAAGGGCGTGGAGATCACCACCGGCCCGCTCGGGCAGGGGCTCGCCTCCGCCGTCGGCATGGCGATGGCGCAGCGCCGCGTGCGCGGCCTGCTCGACCCGGACGCCGCCCCCGGCACCAGCCCCTTCGACCACACCGTGTGGGTGATCGCCTCCGACGGCGATATGCAGGAGGGCGTCGCCCATGAGGCCTCCTCCCTCGCGGGCACCCAGCGCCTGGGCAACCTCGTGGTGGTGTGGGACGACAACGAGATCCAGCTCGAGGGTGGGACCGAGGCCGCGTACTCCGAGGACACCGTCGGCCGCTACGAGGCTCTCGGCTGGCACACGCAGACCGTCGACTGGCGCGGCGGCGAGTCGTACGTCGAGGACGTCCGCGCCCTCAAGGAGGCCCTCGAGGCCGCCAAGGCGGAGACCGGCAAGCCGTCGTTCATCCGTCTGCGGACGATCATCGGCTGGCCGATCCCGGAGCTGATGGGCACCCACAAGGTGCACGGCAATGCGATCGGCGACGAGGCTGTGAAGGGCCTGAAGAAGGTCCTCGGCCTGGACCCCGAGGCGTTGTTCGATGTGCCCGACGAGGTCGTGGCCCACACCCGCAACTTGATCGAGCGCGGCCGCGCCGCCCACGAGGAATGGCAGAAGGGCTTCGACGCCTGGGAGGCGGCGAACCCGGAGCGTGCCGCGCTGCTGCGCCGCATGCGCGCCCATGAGCTGCCGGAGGGCCTCGACGACGCCCTGCCGAGCTTCGACGCCGACCCGAAGGGCGTCGCCACCCGCGCCGCCTCCGGCGCGGTGCTGAACGCCCTCGCCCCGGTGATGCCGGAACTGTGGGGTGGCTCGGCCGACCTCGCGGGCTCGAACAACACCTCCATGAAGGGGGAGCCGTCGTTCCTGCCGGAGGACCGTCAGACCGACGAGGCTCAGGGCAACCCCTATGGCCGCACCCTCCACTTCGGTGTGCGCGAGCACGCCATGGGCGCGATCCTCTCCGGGATCACCCTCAACGGGCTCACCCGCGCGTACGGCGGCACCTTCTTCCAGTTCGCCGACTACATGCGCGGCGCGGTGCGCCTCGCGTCCCTCATGCGCGTCCCCAACATCTACGTGTGGACGCATGACTCCATCGGCCTGGGCGAGGACGGCCCCACCCACCAGCCGGTGGAGCACCTCGCGGCCTACCGCGCCATCCCCGACCTCACGATCGTCCGCCCCGCGGATGCGAACGAAACCGTGGCGGCGTGGCGCGCGGCCCTCGAGCACCGGGATGGTCCGATCGGTCTGGTCCTGACCCGCCAGGCCGTGCCGACCTTCGACCGCGAGGAGTTCGCGGCGCCGGACGTCGCCCGTGGCGCCTACATCATGAAGGAGGCCTCCTCCGGCACTCCCCAGGTGATCCTGATGGCCACCGGGTCCGAGGTGCAGTACGCCGTGGAGGCGCAGAAGCGCCTGGAGTCGGAGGGCATCGCCACCCGCCTGGTGTCCATGCCGTCGATGGAGTGGTTCGAGCAGCAGAGCGAGGAGTACCGCGAGCAGGTACTGCCGTCCACCGTCACCGCCCGCGTGAGCGTGGAGGCCGGCATCGCCCAGCCGTGGTTCCGTTACCTCGGGTTCCAGGGCCGGGCCGTGTCGCTGGAGACCTACGGCGCCTCCGCCGACGCCGCCACCCTGTTCGAGAAGTTCGGTTTCACCCCCGAGGCCGTCGTCGAGGCCGCGAAGGCCTCGCTCGCCGCCGGGAAGTGA
- a CDS encoding heme o synthase, producing MRNYVALTKPRIIELLLITTVPVMFLAAQGFPGLGLLLATVIGGYLAAGGANALNMYLDRDIDAQMKRTRNRPIVTGEVSPRAALIFGIALSIISAVWLGLLVNVISAALAVGAILLYVVFYTMILKRRTSQNIVWGGIAGCMPVLIGWSSVTGTVSWTAFFLFLVVFFWTPPHYWPLAEKFTRDYETAGVPMLPVVSSRTSVAHQMILHTVLMVASSLAIIPLGHTGWVYGATAVAAGAWFLYLVIRYAVRTHRGLSGKALAPMTVFHASITYLTLLFVALALDPFIRL from the coding sequence ATGCGTAACTACGTCGCGCTCACCAAGCCGCGGATCATCGAGCTGCTGCTCATCACCACCGTGCCGGTCATGTTCCTCGCGGCCCAGGGATTCCCCGGGTTGGGGCTGCTGCTGGCGACCGTCATCGGCGGGTATCTCGCCGCCGGCGGAGCCAACGCCCTGAACATGTACCTCGACCGTGACATCGACGCGCAGATGAAGCGCACCCGCAACCGGCCGATCGTCACCGGGGAGGTGTCCCCGCGGGCCGCTCTGATCTTCGGGATCGCGCTGTCGATCATCTCCGCGGTGTGGCTGGGGCTGCTGGTGAACGTCATCTCCGCGGCCCTCGCCGTCGGTGCGATCCTGCTGTACGTCGTCTTCTACACGATGATCCTCAAGCGCCGCACCAGCCAGAACATCGTGTGGGGCGGGATCGCCGGGTGCATGCCCGTGCTCATCGGCTGGTCCTCGGTGACCGGCACCGTCTCCTGGACCGCCTTCTTCCTCTTCCTCGTGGTGTTCTTCTGGACGCCGCCGCACTACTGGCCGCTGGCGGAGAAGTTCACCCGCGACTACGAGACCGCCGGGGTGCCGATGCTGCCGGTCGTCTCCTCCCGCACCTCCGTGGCGCACCAGATGATCCTGCACACCGTGCTGATGGTCGCCTCCAGCCTCGCGATCATCCCGCTGGGGCACACCGGTTGGGTGTACGGCGCCACCGCCGTCGCGGCGGGGGCATGGTTCCTGTACCTGGTGATCCGGTACGCGGTGCGCACCCACCGTGGTCTCAGCGGCAAAGCGCTGGCACCCATGACGGTGTTCCACGCCTCCATCACCTACCTGACCCTGCTGTTCGTGGCCCTTGCGCTCGACCCCTTCATCCGCCTCTGA
- a CDS encoding tyrosine recombinase produces MRPADARWLEQYLAHLRVERGLSANTLRAYRRDLERYLRDLGREGVDLEAVTPDRISSWLRTLRSGADGGRPLAASSAARALAAIRGLHAFLDQEQDSRTGDPARAVPPPARPDRLPHPLSIAQVEALLAAAGRPGTGRLATERALRDRALLELLYGLGARISEAIGLDLDDLDLSSRTAVLHGKGDKQRAVPVGTYAAEAVEAYLTRARPALAARGRGTPALLLGIRGTRLTRQAAWQVVRTAAETAGITEEVSPHTLRHSFATHLLLGGADVRSVQELLGHASVTTTQLYTQVTVDSLREAHAGAHPRARDGA; encoded by the coding sequence CTGCGGCCCGCCGACGCGCGCTGGCTGGAGCAGTACCTGGCGCACCTGCGCGTCGAACGGGGACTGTCGGCGAACACCCTGCGCGCCTACCGTCGCGACCTCGAACGCTATCTGCGCGACCTGGGGCGGGAGGGCGTCGACCTCGAGGCCGTCACCCCCGACCGCATCAGCAGCTGGCTGCGGACCCTCCGCTCCGGCGCCGACGGAGGCAGGCCCCTGGCCGCCTCCTCCGCCGCGCGGGCCCTCGCGGCCATCCGCGGTCTCCACGCCTTTCTCGACCAGGAACAGGACAGCCGCACCGGGGACCCCGCCCGAGCGGTCCCGCCGCCGGCGCGGCCCGACCGCCTGCCCCACCCCCTGAGCATCGCGCAGGTGGAGGCGCTCCTCGCGGCGGCCGGTCGGCCCGGAACCGGCCGGCTCGCCACCGAGAGGGCGCTGCGCGACCGTGCCCTGCTGGAGCTGCTGTACGGGCTGGGGGCACGCATCTCCGAGGCCATCGGCCTCGACCTCGATGACCTCGACCTCTCCAGCCGCACCGCCGTGCTGCACGGCAAGGGCGACAAGCAGCGGGCGGTGCCGGTGGGCACCTACGCCGCCGAGGCCGTGGAGGCGTACCTCACCCGTGCCCGCCCCGCCCTGGCCGCGCGGGGGCGGGGCACCCCCGCCCTGCTGTTGGGCATCCGCGGCACTCGGCTCACGCGGCAGGCCGCCTGGCAGGTGGTGCGCACCGCCGCCGAGACCGCCGGGATCACTGAGGAGGTGAGCCCGCACACGCTGCGGCACTCCTTCGCGACCCATCTGCTGCTCGGCGGCGCCGACGTGCGCAGCGTGCAGGAGCTGCTGGGGCACGCCTCCGTGACCACCACCCAGCTGTACACGCAGGTGACCGTCGACTCCCTGCGGGAGGCCCACGCCGGCGCCCATCCCCGGGCCCGAGACGGGGCATAG
- a CDS encoding ParA family protein, giving the protein MPEFPEPPALDGHGPARIISMVNQKGGVGKTTSVINLGAALAELGRRVLLVDFDPQGALSAGLGVPSNELDVTVYNLLMDRSHDVRDVIQETDTDNLDVLPANIDLSAAEVQLVNEVAREMALARVLRPITDEYDVILIDCQPSLGLLTVNALAASHGVIIPLVAEYFPLRGVALLKETIEKVQDRINPRLDIDGILITMFDPRTLHAREVSQRVIEAFPDLVLHTTINRTVKFPDASVAAEPITSFASSTKGAESYRQLARELIARGAAA; this is encoded by the coding sequence ATGCCCGAGTTCCCCGAGCCGCCGGCGCTCGACGGACACGGCCCGGCCCGGATCATCTCGATGGTGAACCAGAAGGGCGGGGTGGGGAAGACCACCAGCGTGATCAACCTCGGTGCGGCCCTCGCGGAGCTCGGCCGCCGCGTGCTGCTGGTGGACTTCGACCCGCAGGGCGCCCTCTCCGCCGGTCTCGGCGTCCCCTCCAACGAGCTCGATGTCACCGTCTACAACCTGCTGATGGACCGCAGCCACGACGTGCGTGACGTCATCCAGGAGACCGACACCGACAACCTCGATGTGCTGCCCGCGAACATCGACCTCTCCGCCGCCGAGGTGCAGCTGGTCAACGAGGTGGCGCGGGAGATGGCCCTGGCGCGGGTGCTGCGCCCGATCACCGACGAGTACGACGTCATCCTCATCGACTGCCAGCCGTCCCTGGGTCTGCTTACTGTGAACGCCCTCGCCGCCAGCCACGGCGTGATCATCCCGCTGGTGGCGGAGTACTTCCCGCTGCGCGGTGTGGCGCTGCTGAAAGAGACCATCGAGAAGGTGCAGGACCGCATCAACCCGCGCCTGGACATCGACGGCATCCTCATCACCATGTTCGACCCGCGCACGCTGCACGCCCGCGAGGTCAGCCAGCGCGTCATCGAGGCCTTCCCGGACCTGGTGCTGCACACCACCATCAACCGCACCGTGAAGTTCCCCGACGCCTCCGTGGCGGCCGAGCCGATCACCAGCTTCGCCTCCTCCACCAAGGGTGCGGAGTCGTACCGTCAGTTGGCCCGCGAGCTGATCGCACGCGGCGCCGCGGCCTGA